One genomic window of Elaeis guineensis isolate ETL-2024a chromosome 2, EG11, whole genome shotgun sequence includes the following:
- the LOC105041822 gene encoding uncharacterized protein isoform X4: MPIDPSSDDIAQQIEYLWELKAAMTRNVTLAVIVSLLEDPLEHLERNAFTEDDWKLVQLVLTLFRNLLAIQEITLQQKTSGLATRFLCLTDRFLELMFQENVMDLILVLTQHIDSSAYLQHDNLLLLEIFHYIVLGWDPELIARASRQGSKVNGDITTSVDSLRSIMEAEEIKRRNIRLRNFERHSQFSGTFTCLTMDGSKTLFKGNPSSASGNGLLKVLKVQRGPLKRTAWDHGCLSLPKESTLELLHNFLNQFLSEGYNVLMQSLREDIEKEHQSIQNTDVITFFQLANFVLAFQYRKASSSKKPGMEGPMSEALPDHVNVKNLSFHGNLCGPIAATMNEAMFLLVMSKWREAFEGLKETSDYKSLSAAGSLMKNMICMLDLVLKLLPEDAKEPQTARILLYKLFYDQTDQGLTQFLLNLFKSFDTHKQPKSDLADLLEIIHVVLRLMEQLQARGTLRVSKKSRKFRKKKTQKGNEVEAEKLREHANPWNADEQTNEIGRPTLEPFANSNNLTKEPLAESIFVDKEGANQEGNSISNPVAEPDMPLQDTGHLEDDLSILDRDKENNPIDLTYETADSSNDDQLPATSEVDFNISRLVTSFANNGVLHNLCWLLKYYKSNSASTNHYIICMLQRFCDDLEISPMLYQLSLLTTFYAILADEKSSKEYASIVNFLTKLVRKMLKIMKKQPLLFVEILFWKTRKECHCINAEALMSDIANLKKDIRDWDNDEVGLSNGGSIQKSIADSLGDDEADLIPHDVYDEREERSSDGSREDDLYQTKQTMGKRNNKRSTLNNEPEKDRSCRRKRVQVFSKEQELEIKVLFERFRNHKRCSHMIAKALDANNTYTAAQVSRKLKQLGLLAPQEMRSTNAKKLSCNKEIIDRGEQSDEETLLAFKLRSQRKKSKLLVKETTMTSISQHMETSIEQDSDFETLSTIFKSQERQNKSLVKEGTIASISQHMETSAERNLFKDMVSQDELEPSHSKEHEVVFAAVDDRYQAEPDNLGNREQDGGNELEDLVDPGDDLRPDVPKKFGFRRNLKLIVDDEDDE; the protein is encoded by the exons ATGCCTATAGATCCTTCATCCGATGATATTGCACAGCAGATAGAGTATCTGTGGGAGTTAAAAGCTGCAATGACGCGTAATGTCACGCTTGCGGTCATAGTCTCTCTTCTTGAAGACCCCTTGGAACATCTGGAACG CAATGCATTTACAGAGGACGACTGGAAGCTGGTTCAGCTTGTGCTTACCCTTTTTCGAAACCTCCTGGCCATCCAAGAAATTACATTGCAGCAGAAGACATCTGGGTTGGCTACTCGGTTTTTGTGTCTGACAGATAGATTTCTGGAGCTCATGTTTCAGGAGAATGTTATGGACTTGATCTTAGTACTCACCCAGCACATTGATTCTTCTGCTTATCTTCAGCATGACAATTTGCTTTTACTGGAGATTTTCCACTATATTGTTCTGGGTTGGGACCCAGAATTGATTGCTCGAGCTTCAAGACAGGGTTCCAAG GTTAATGGAGATATCACAACTTCTGTAGATTCTCTCAGGTCAATTATGGAGGCGGAAGAGATAAAAAGAAGAAACATAAGGCTAAGGAACTTCGAACGTCATTCACAATTTAGTGGAACATTTACCTGCCTTACCATG GATGGCTCTAAAACATTGTTTAAAGGCAATCCATCTTCTGCCTCTGGAAATGGCTTGCTAAAAGTTCTTAAGGTTCAACGAGGTCCATTAAAAAGAACTGCATGGGATCATGGTTGCTTGTCTTTGCCAAAGGAGAGTACTTTGGAATTGTTACACAACTTCTTAAATCAGTTTCTATCAGAAGGCTACAATG TTTTGATGCAGTCCCTTCGTGAAGATATCGAGAAGGAGCACCAATCCATTCAGAACACTGATGTTATTACGTTTTTCCAGCTTGCTAATTTTGTTTTAGCTTTTCAATATCGGAAGGCCTCAAGTTCAAAG AAACCTGGCATGGAGGGACCTATGTCTGAAGCTTTGCCTGACCATGTTAATGTTAAAAACCTGTCATTCCATGGGAATTTATGTGGACCTATTGCAGCAACTATGAATGAAGCCATGTTCCTTTTAGTCATGTCCAAGTGGCGTGAGGCTTTTGAGGGATTGAAAGAAACTAGTGACTACAAATCTCTATCAGCTGCAGGATCTCTGATGAAAAACATG ATTTGCATGTTAGATTTGGTGCTAAAGTTATTGCCTGAAGATGCAAAAGAACCTCAGACAGCTCGAATACTTCTATATAAGTTATTTTATGATCAGACGGATCAAGGGTTGACGCAGTTCCTCTTAAACCTGTTCAAATCTTTCGACACTCATAAACAGCCTAAAAG TGATCTTGCAGATTTGCTGGAAATAATACATGTGGTGTTACGTCTTATGGAGCAGCTTCAAGCACGTGGAACATTAAGG GTTtctaaaaaatcaagaaaattcAGAAAAAAGAAGACGCAGAAAGGAAATGAAGTAGAGGCTGAAAAACTGAGAGAACATGCCAATCCCTGGAATGCTGATGAACAGACAAATGAGATTGGAAGGCCTACTTTGGAACCATTTGCTAATTCAAACAACTTAACCAAGGAGCCATTAGCAGAATCTATTTTTGTTGACAAGGAAGGTGCTAACCAAGAAGGCAACTCAATCTCTAATCCTGTTGCAGAGCCTGACATGCCTTTGCAGGATACCGGACATCTTGAGGATGATTTATCTATTTTGGACAGGGACAAGGAGAATAATCCCATTGATCTCACATATGAAACAGCAGATTCTTCAAATGATGATCAGCTCCCTGCTACAAGTGAAGTTGATTTTAACATATCCAGGTTGGTTACAAGTTTTGCGAACAATGGTGTTTTACATAATTTGTGCTGGTTGCTTAAATACTATAAAAGCAACTCAGCTAGTACAAACCACTACATCATATGCATGCTGCAGCGTTTCTGTGATGATTTGGAGATTTCTCCAATGCTCTACCAG TTATCGCTCCTCACCACATTCTATGCTATACTAGCTGATGAAAAATcatctaaagaatatgcaagtatTGTAAATTTTCTCAccaaacttgtaaggaagatgcTGAAGATAATGAAGAAACAACCGTTACTTTTTGTTGAGATTCTCTTTTGGAAGACACGCAAAGAATGCCACTGTATCAATGCAGAAGCTCTAATGAGTGATATTGCCAATTTAAAGAAAGACATCAGAGATTGGGATAATGATGAAGTTGGTTTGTCAAATGGAGGGTCAATCCAGAAAAGCATAGCGGACTCACTTGGTGATGATGAAGCTGATCTTATACCACATGATGTTTATGATGAAAG GGAGGAAAGATCATCTGATGGATCACGTGAAGATGATCTGTACCAAACAAAGCAAACTATGGGCAAAAGGAACAACAAGAGATCCACTTTAAACAATGAGCCTGAGAAGGACAGAAG CTGTAGAAGAAAAAGAGTACAAGTCTTTTCCAAGGAACAGGAGCTCGAGATCAAAGTCCTATTCGAAAG GTTTAGGAATCACAAGAGGTGCAGTCACATGATTGCAAAAGCTTTGGATGCCAATAATACATACACTGCTGCTCAAGTTTCTCGTAAACTCAAGCAACTTGGTCTGCTTGCTCCTCAAGAAATGAGGTCAACTAATGCTAAGAAACTATCATGCAATAAGGAAATCATCGACAGAGGAGAGCAGTCTGATGAAGAAACTTTACTGGCATTTAAATTAAG AAGCCAAAGAAAAAAGAGCAAGCTATTAGTGAAGGAGACTACGATGACAAGCATATCTCAGCATATGGAAACATCCATAGAGCAAGATTCTGATTTCGAGACTTTAAGCACCATATTCAA AAGCCAAGAAAGGCAAAATAAATCACTCGTGAAGGAGGGTACAATTGCTAGCATCTCTCAGCACATGGAAACATCAGCGGAGCGAAATTTGTTCAA AGACATGGTCTCCCAGGATGAGTTGGAGCCATCTCATAGCAAGGAACATGAAGTTGTTTTTGCTGCTGTGGATGATAGGTATCAGGCTGAGCCGGACAACCTTGGTAATAGAGAACAAGATGGAGGCAATGAGTTGGAGGACTTGGTCGACCCTGGGGATGATTTAAGACCGGATgtaccaaaaaaatttggattcagAAGAAACCTCAAGTTGATTgttgatgatgaagatgatgagTGA
- the LOC105041822 gene encoding uncharacterized protein isoform X2 — protein MDTEGLSIICAGLGFSEEDENGIVTGYSKSEYCLDNLKDLQRFLRRDDPQRRDVFKQICKWNTVSRDLIPIIEHYQSDWNLVIGAVKILVFLTMPIDPSSDDIAQQIEYLWELKAAMTRNVTLAVIVSLLEDPLEHLERNAFTEDDWKLVQLVLTLFRNLLAIQEITLQQKTSGLATRFLCLTDRFLELMFQENVMDLILVLTQHIDSSAYLQHDNLLLLEIFHYIVLGWDPELIARASRQGSKVNGDITTSVDSLRSIMEAEEIKRRNIRLRNFERHSQFSGTFTCLTMDGSKTLFKGNPSSASGNGLLKVLKVQRGPLKRTAWDHGCLSLPKESTLELLHNFLNQFLSEGYNVLMQSLREDIEKEHQSIQNTDVITFFQLANFVLAFQYRKASSSKKPGMEGPMSEALPDHVNVKNLSFHGNLCGPIAATMNEAMFLLVMSKWREAFEGLKETSDYKSLSAAGSLMKNMICMLDLVLKLLPEDAKEPQTARILLYKLFYDQTDQGLTQFLLNLFKSFDTHKQPKSDLADLLEIIHVVLRLMEQLQARGTLRVSKKSRKFRKKKTQKGNEVEAEKLREHANPWNADEQTNEIGRPTLEPFANSNNLTKEPLAESIFVDKEGANQEGNSISNPVAEPDMPLQDTGHLEDDLSILDRDKENNPIDLTYETADSSNDDQLPATSEVDFNISRLVTSFANNGVLHNLCWLLKYYKSNSASTNHYIICMLQRFCDDLEISPMLYQLSLLTTFYAILADEKSSKEYASIVNFLTKLVRKMLKIMKKQPLLFVEILFWKTRKECHCINAEALMSDIANLKKDIRDWDNDEVGLSNGGSIQKSIADSLGDDEADLIPHDVYDEREERSSDGSREDDLYQTKQTMGKRNNKRSTLNNEPEKDRSCRRKRVQVFSKEQELEIKVLFERFRNHKRCSHMIAKALDANNTYTAAQVSRKLKQLGLLAPQEMRSTNAKKLSCNKEIIDRGEQSDEETLLAFKLRSQRKKSKLLVKETTMTSISQHMETSIEQDSDFETLSTIFNQERQNKSLVKEGTIASISQHMETSAERNLFKDMVSQDELEPSHSKEHEVVFAAVDDRYQAEPDNLGNREQDGGNELEDLVDPGDDLRPDVPKKFGFRRNLKLIVDDEDDE, from the exons ATGGACACAGAAGGGCTTTCGATCATCTGTGCCGGCCTCGGATTTTCCGAAGAGGACGAGAACGGGATTGTAACAGGTTATTCTAAGAGCGAGTATTGTTTGG ATAATTTAAAGGATCTGCAGAGATTTCTCCGGCGAGACGATCCACAGCGGAGAGATGTATTCAAACAGATTTGCAAGTGGAACACGGTGTCTCGTGATTTGATCCCGATTATTGAACATTATCAGAGCGATTGGAATTTGGTGATCGGTGCCG TGAAAATTTTGGTATTCCTTACAATGCCTATAGATCCTTCATCCGATGATATTGCACAGCAGATAGAGTATCTGTGGGAGTTAAAAGCTGCAATGACGCGTAATGTCACGCTTGCGGTCATAGTCTCTCTTCTTGAAGACCCCTTGGAACATCTGGAACG CAATGCATTTACAGAGGACGACTGGAAGCTGGTTCAGCTTGTGCTTACCCTTTTTCGAAACCTCCTGGCCATCCAAGAAATTACATTGCAGCAGAAGACATCTGGGTTGGCTACTCGGTTTTTGTGTCTGACAGATAGATTTCTGGAGCTCATGTTTCAGGAGAATGTTATGGACTTGATCTTAGTACTCACCCAGCACATTGATTCTTCTGCTTATCTTCAGCATGACAATTTGCTTTTACTGGAGATTTTCCACTATATTGTTCTGGGTTGGGACCCAGAATTGATTGCTCGAGCTTCAAGACAGGGTTCCAAG GTTAATGGAGATATCACAACTTCTGTAGATTCTCTCAGGTCAATTATGGAGGCGGAAGAGATAAAAAGAAGAAACATAAGGCTAAGGAACTTCGAACGTCATTCACAATTTAGTGGAACATTTACCTGCCTTACCATG GATGGCTCTAAAACATTGTTTAAAGGCAATCCATCTTCTGCCTCTGGAAATGGCTTGCTAAAAGTTCTTAAGGTTCAACGAGGTCCATTAAAAAGAACTGCATGGGATCATGGTTGCTTGTCTTTGCCAAAGGAGAGTACTTTGGAATTGTTACACAACTTCTTAAATCAGTTTCTATCAGAAGGCTACAATG TTTTGATGCAGTCCCTTCGTGAAGATATCGAGAAGGAGCACCAATCCATTCAGAACACTGATGTTATTACGTTTTTCCAGCTTGCTAATTTTGTTTTAGCTTTTCAATATCGGAAGGCCTCAAGTTCAAAG AAACCTGGCATGGAGGGACCTATGTCTGAAGCTTTGCCTGACCATGTTAATGTTAAAAACCTGTCATTCCATGGGAATTTATGTGGACCTATTGCAGCAACTATGAATGAAGCCATGTTCCTTTTAGTCATGTCCAAGTGGCGTGAGGCTTTTGAGGGATTGAAAGAAACTAGTGACTACAAATCTCTATCAGCTGCAGGATCTCTGATGAAAAACATG ATTTGCATGTTAGATTTGGTGCTAAAGTTATTGCCTGAAGATGCAAAAGAACCTCAGACAGCTCGAATACTTCTATATAAGTTATTTTATGATCAGACGGATCAAGGGTTGACGCAGTTCCTCTTAAACCTGTTCAAATCTTTCGACACTCATAAACAGCCTAAAAG TGATCTTGCAGATTTGCTGGAAATAATACATGTGGTGTTACGTCTTATGGAGCAGCTTCAAGCACGTGGAACATTAAGG GTTtctaaaaaatcaagaaaattcAGAAAAAAGAAGACGCAGAAAGGAAATGAAGTAGAGGCTGAAAAACTGAGAGAACATGCCAATCCCTGGAATGCTGATGAACAGACAAATGAGATTGGAAGGCCTACTTTGGAACCATTTGCTAATTCAAACAACTTAACCAAGGAGCCATTAGCAGAATCTATTTTTGTTGACAAGGAAGGTGCTAACCAAGAAGGCAACTCAATCTCTAATCCTGTTGCAGAGCCTGACATGCCTTTGCAGGATACCGGACATCTTGAGGATGATTTATCTATTTTGGACAGGGACAAGGAGAATAATCCCATTGATCTCACATATGAAACAGCAGATTCTTCAAATGATGATCAGCTCCCTGCTACAAGTGAAGTTGATTTTAACATATCCAGGTTGGTTACAAGTTTTGCGAACAATGGTGTTTTACATAATTTGTGCTGGTTGCTTAAATACTATAAAAGCAACTCAGCTAGTACAAACCACTACATCATATGCATGCTGCAGCGTTTCTGTGATGATTTGGAGATTTCTCCAATGCTCTACCAG TTATCGCTCCTCACCACATTCTATGCTATACTAGCTGATGAAAAATcatctaaagaatatgcaagtatTGTAAATTTTCTCAccaaacttgtaaggaagatgcTGAAGATAATGAAGAAACAACCGTTACTTTTTGTTGAGATTCTCTTTTGGAAGACACGCAAAGAATGCCACTGTATCAATGCAGAAGCTCTAATGAGTGATATTGCCAATTTAAAGAAAGACATCAGAGATTGGGATAATGATGAAGTTGGTTTGTCAAATGGAGGGTCAATCCAGAAAAGCATAGCGGACTCACTTGGTGATGATGAAGCTGATCTTATACCACATGATGTTTATGATGAAAG GGAGGAAAGATCATCTGATGGATCACGTGAAGATGATCTGTACCAAACAAAGCAAACTATGGGCAAAAGGAACAACAAGAGATCCACTTTAAACAATGAGCCTGAGAAGGACAGAAG CTGTAGAAGAAAAAGAGTACAAGTCTTTTCCAAGGAACAGGAGCTCGAGATCAAAGTCCTATTCGAAAG GTTTAGGAATCACAAGAGGTGCAGTCACATGATTGCAAAAGCTTTGGATGCCAATAATACATACACTGCTGCTCAAGTTTCTCGTAAACTCAAGCAACTTGGTCTGCTTGCTCCTCAAGAAATGAGGTCAACTAATGCTAAGAAACTATCATGCAATAAGGAAATCATCGACAGAGGAGAGCAGTCTGATGAAGAAACTTTACTGGCATTTAAATTAAG AAGCCAAAGAAAAAAGAGCAAGCTATTAGTGAAGGAGACTACGATGACAAGCATATCTCAGCATATGGAAACATCCATAGAGCAAGATTCTGATTTCGAGACTTTAAGCACCATATTCAA CCAAGAAAGGCAAAATAAATCACTCGTGAAGGAGGGTACAATTGCTAGCATCTCTCAGCACATGGAAACATCAGCGGAGCGAAATTTGTTCAA AGACATGGTCTCCCAGGATGAGTTGGAGCCATCTCATAGCAAGGAACATGAAGTTGTTTTTGCTGCTGTGGATGATAGGTATCAGGCTGAGCCGGACAACCTTGGTAATAGAGAACAAGATGGAGGCAATGAGTTGGAGGACTTGGTCGACCCTGGGGATGATTTAAGACCGGATgtaccaaaaaaatttggattcagAAGAAACCTCAAGTTGATTgttgatgatgaagatgatgagTGA
- the LOC105041822 gene encoding uncharacterized protein isoform X3: protein MDTEGLSIICAGLGFSEEDENGIVTDNLKDLQRFLRRDDPQRRDVFKQICKWNTVSRDLIPIIEHYQSDWNLVIGAVKILVFLTMPIDPSSDDIAQQIEYLWELKAAMTRNVTLAVIVSLLEDPLEHLERNAFTEDDWKLVQLVLTLFRNLLAIQEITLQQKTSGLATRFLCLTDRFLELMFQENVMDLILVLTQHIDSSAYLQHDNLLLLEIFHYIVLGWDPELIARASRQGSKVNGDITTSVDSLRSIMEAEEIKRRNIRLRNFERHSQFSGTFTCLTMDGSKTLFKGNPSSASGNGLLKVLKVQRGPLKRTAWDHGCLSLPKESTLELLHNFLNQFLSEGYNVLMQSLREDIEKEHQSIQNTDVITFFQLANFVLAFQYRKASSSKKPGMEGPMSEALPDHVNVKNLSFHGNLCGPIAATMNEAMFLLVMSKWREAFEGLKETSDYKSLSAAGSLMKNMICMLDLVLKLLPEDAKEPQTARILLYKLFYDQTDQGLTQFLLNLFKSFDTHKQPKSDLADLLEIIHVVLRLMEQLQARGTLRVSKKSRKFRKKKTQKGNEVEAEKLREHANPWNADEQTNEIGRPTLEPFANSNNLTKEPLAESIFVDKEGANQEGNSISNPVAEPDMPLQDTGHLEDDLSILDRDKENNPIDLTYETADSSNDDQLPATSEVDFNISRLVTSFANNGVLHNLCWLLKYYKSNSASTNHYIICMLQRFCDDLEISPMLYQLSLLTTFYAILADEKSSKEYASIVNFLTKLVRKMLKIMKKQPLLFVEILFWKTRKECHCINAEALMSDIANLKKDIRDWDNDEVGLSNGGSIQKSIADSLGDDEADLIPHDVYDEREERSSDGSREDDLYQTKQTMGKRNNKRSTLNNEPEKDRSCRRKRVQVFSKEQELEIKVLFERFRNHKRCSHMIAKALDANNTYTAAQVSRKLKQLGLLAPQEMRSTNAKKLSCNKEIIDRGEQSDEETLLAFKLRSQRKKSKLLVKETTMTSISQHMETSIEQDSDFETLSTIFKSQERQNKSLVKEGTIASISQHMETSAERNLFKDMVSQDELEPSHSKEHEVVFAAVDDRYQAEPDNLGNREQDGGNELEDLVDPGDDLRPDVPKKFGFRRNLKLIVDDEDDE from the exons ATGGACACAGAAGGGCTTTCGATCATCTGTGCCGGCCTCGGATTTTCCGAAGAGGACGAGAACGGGATTGTAACAG ATAATTTAAAGGATCTGCAGAGATTTCTCCGGCGAGACGATCCACAGCGGAGAGATGTATTCAAACAGATTTGCAAGTGGAACACGGTGTCTCGTGATTTGATCCCGATTATTGAACATTATCAGAGCGATTGGAATTTGGTGATCGGTGCCG TGAAAATTTTGGTATTCCTTACAATGCCTATAGATCCTTCATCCGATGATATTGCACAGCAGATAGAGTATCTGTGGGAGTTAAAAGCTGCAATGACGCGTAATGTCACGCTTGCGGTCATAGTCTCTCTTCTTGAAGACCCCTTGGAACATCTGGAACG CAATGCATTTACAGAGGACGACTGGAAGCTGGTTCAGCTTGTGCTTACCCTTTTTCGAAACCTCCTGGCCATCCAAGAAATTACATTGCAGCAGAAGACATCTGGGTTGGCTACTCGGTTTTTGTGTCTGACAGATAGATTTCTGGAGCTCATGTTTCAGGAGAATGTTATGGACTTGATCTTAGTACTCACCCAGCACATTGATTCTTCTGCTTATCTTCAGCATGACAATTTGCTTTTACTGGAGATTTTCCACTATATTGTTCTGGGTTGGGACCCAGAATTGATTGCTCGAGCTTCAAGACAGGGTTCCAAG GTTAATGGAGATATCACAACTTCTGTAGATTCTCTCAGGTCAATTATGGAGGCGGAAGAGATAAAAAGAAGAAACATAAGGCTAAGGAACTTCGAACGTCATTCACAATTTAGTGGAACATTTACCTGCCTTACCATG GATGGCTCTAAAACATTGTTTAAAGGCAATCCATCTTCTGCCTCTGGAAATGGCTTGCTAAAAGTTCTTAAGGTTCAACGAGGTCCATTAAAAAGAACTGCATGGGATCATGGTTGCTTGTCTTTGCCAAAGGAGAGTACTTTGGAATTGTTACACAACTTCTTAAATCAGTTTCTATCAGAAGGCTACAATG TTTTGATGCAGTCCCTTCGTGAAGATATCGAGAAGGAGCACCAATCCATTCAGAACACTGATGTTATTACGTTTTTCCAGCTTGCTAATTTTGTTTTAGCTTTTCAATATCGGAAGGCCTCAAGTTCAAAG AAACCTGGCATGGAGGGACCTATGTCTGAAGCTTTGCCTGACCATGTTAATGTTAAAAACCTGTCATTCCATGGGAATTTATGTGGACCTATTGCAGCAACTATGAATGAAGCCATGTTCCTTTTAGTCATGTCCAAGTGGCGTGAGGCTTTTGAGGGATTGAAAGAAACTAGTGACTACAAATCTCTATCAGCTGCAGGATCTCTGATGAAAAACATG ATTTGCATGTTAGATTTGGTGCTAAAGTTATTGCCTGAAGATGCAAAAGAACCTCAGACAGCTCGAATACTTCTATATAAGTTATTTTATGATCAGACGGATCAAGGGTTGACGCAGTTCCTCTTAAACCTGTTCAAATCTTTCGACACTCATAAACAGCCTAAAAG TGATCTTGCAGATTTGCTGGAAATAATACATGTGGTGTTACGTCTTATGGAGCAGCTTCAAGCACGTGGAACATTAAGG GTTtctaaaaaatcaagaaaattcAGAAAAAAGAAGACGCAGAAAGGAAATGAAGTAGAGGCTGAAAAACTGAGAGAACATGCCAATCCCTGGAATGCTGATGAACAGACAAATGAGATTGGAAGGCCTACTTTGGAACCATTTGCTAATTCAAACAACTTAACCAAGGAGCCATTAGCAGAATCTATTTTTGTTGACAAGGAAGGTGCTAACCAAGAAGGCAACTCAATCTCTAATCCTGTTGCAGAGCCTGACATGCCTTTGCAGGATACCGGACATCTTGAGGATGATTTATCTATTTTGGACAGGGACAAGGAGAATAATCCCATTGATCTCACATATGAAACAGCAGATTCTTCAAATGATGATCAGCTCCCTGCTACAAGTGAAGTTGATTTTAACATATCCAGGTTGGTTACAAGTTTTGCGAACAATGGTGTTTTACATAATTTGTGCTGGTTGCTTAAATACTATAAAAGCAACTCAGCTAGTACAAACCACTACATCATATGCATGCTGCAGCGTTTCTGTGATGATTTGGAGATTTCTCCAATGCTCTACCAG TTATCGCTCCTCACCACATTCTATGCTATACTAGCTGATGAAAAATcatctaaagaatatgcaagtatTGTAAATTTTCTCAccaaacttgtaaggaagatgcTGAAGATAATGAAGAAACAACCGTTACTTTTTGTTGAGATTCTCTTTTGGAAGACACGCAAAGAATGCCACTGTATCAATGCAGAAGCTCTAATGAGTGATATTGCCAATTTAAAGAAAGACATCAGAGATTGGGATAATGATGAAGTTGGTTTGTCAAATGGAGGGTCAATCCAGAAAAGCATAGCGGACTCACTTGGTGATGATGAAGCTGATCTTATACCACATGATGTTTATGATGAAAG GGAGGAAAGATCATCTGATGGATCACGTGAAGATGATCTGTACCAAACAAAGCAAACTATGGGCAAAAGGAACAACAAGAGATCCACTTTAAACAATGAGCCTGAGAAGGACAGAAG CTGTAGAAGAAAAAGAGTACAAGTCTTTTCCAAGGAACAGGAGCTCGAGATCAAAGTCCTATTCGAAAG GTTTAGGAATCACAAGAGGTGCAGTCACATGATTGCAAAAGCTTTGGATGCCAATAATACATACACTGCTGCTCAAGTTTCTCGTAAACTCAAGCAACTTGGTCTGCTTGCTCCTCAAGAAATGAGGTCAACTAATGCTAAGAAACTATCATGCAATAAGGAAATCATCGACAGAGGAGAGCAGTCTGATGAAGAAACTTTACTGGCATTTAAATTAAG AAGCCAAAGAAAAAAGAGCAAGCTATTAGTGAAGGAGACTACGATGACAAGCATATCTCAGCATATGGAAACATCCATAGAGCAAGATTCTGATTTCGAGACTTTAAGCACCATATTCAA AAGCCAAGAAAGGCAAAATAAATCACTCGTGAAGGAGGGTACAATTGCTAGCATCTCTCAGCACATGGAAACATCAGCGGAGCGAAATTTGTTCAA AGACATGGTCTCCCAGGATGAGTTGGAGCCATCTCATAGCAAGGAACATGAAGTTGTTTTTGCTGCTGTGGATGATAGGTATCAGGCTGAGCCGGACAACCTTGGTAATAGAGAACAAGATGGAGGCAATGAGTTGGAGGACTTGGTCGACCCTGGGGATGATTTAAGACCGGATgtaccaaaaaaatttggattcagAAGAAACCTCAAGTTGATTgttgatgatgaagatgatgagTGA